A genomic window from Acinetobacter lwoffii includes:
- a CDS encoding carbon starvation CstA family protein: METLQKKSTLTSKMIWLLVAIVGAVSFGVLALSRGEHVNAVWLVLAAACVYSIAYRFYSLFIATKVFELNERRLTPAHRLADGLDYVPTNKSVLFGHHFAAIAGAGPLVGPILAAQMGYLPGTIWLLVGVVLAGAVQDFLVLFISTRRDGRSLGEMAKQELGTFAGIIVMLGALGVMIIILAVLALVVVKALTNSPWGVFSIAATIPIAIFMGIYMRFIRPGKIAEVSIIGFVLMMLGIIYGENIAQHPYWGPFFTLSGTELTWALIIYGFIASVLPVWLLLAPRDYLSTFLKIGVIAGLAVGILFAMPEMKLPAITKFIDGTGPVFAGSMFPFLFITIACGAISGFHALVSSGTTPKLVNNERDIRMIGYGGMLMESFVAIMALICAAILDPGIYFAINSPAALLGTTAESAAEAVRTLGFVVTPEALTLLAQEVGENSILSRTGGAPTFAIGMAHIITEIFNSREMMAFWYHFAILFEALFILTAVDAGTRACRFMVQDTVGIVIPAVKQSHNFFGNLLGTAVAVAGWGFFVYQGVVDPLGGINSLWPLFGIGNQILAAMALILGTVILFKMKKQKYVWVTIIPTVFLFITSMTAGWQKIFHENPKIGFLAQADRFNTAIANNEILAPAKTMAEMQTVAMSNQINAALCAFFMIVAFVMLFAAIGVIRRALASPVPTVHEAEAIYRDPEEIQPAKGH; encoded by the coding sequence ATGGAAACTTTACAAAAGAAGTCGACGCTGACTTCGAAAATGATTTGGCTTTTGGTAGCCATTGTGGGTGCAGTCTCTTTCGGAGTTCTGGCACTGAGTCGGGGTGAGCATGTCAATGCAGTCTGGCTGGTACTTGCCGCCGCCTGTGTCTATAGCATTGCTTACCGTTTCTACAGTTTATTTATTGCCACCAAAGTATTTGAGCTGAATGAACGCCGTTTAACGCCTGCGCATCGTCTGGCCGATGGTCTGGACTATGTGCCGACCAATAAAAGCGTTCTATTTGGCCATCACTTTGCAGCGATTGCCGGTGCAGGTCCTTTAGTCGGTCCGATCCTGGCAGCGCAGATGGGCTATTTACCTGGGACGATCTGGCTACTGGTCGGTGTGGTGCTGGCAGGTGCGGTACAAGACTTCCTGGTACTGTTTATTTCCACCCGTCGTGACGGTCGATCACTTGGTGAGATGGCTAAGCAGGAACTCGGAACCTTTGCCGGTATTATCGTGATGCTCGGTGCCTTGGGCGTGATGATCATCATTCTGGCAGTATTGGCGCTAGTCGTTGTTAAAGCACTGACTAACAGTCCATGGGGTGTATTCAGTATTGCAGCCACCATTCCGATTGCGATCTTTATGGGCATCTACATGCGTTTTATCCGCCCGGGTAAAATTGCTGAAGTCTCGATTATTGGTTTTGTCTTGATGATGCTGGGCATTATCTACGGTGAAAACATCGCACAACATCCATATTGGGGGCCATTCTTTACACTTTCTGGCACTGAACTGACTTGGGCGCTGATCATTTATGGCTTCATTGCGTCGGTATTGCCAGTCTGGCTATTGCTTGCTCCACGTGATTATCTGTCGACCTTCCTGAAAATTGGCGTGATTGCAGGTTTGGCCGTGGGTATCCTGTTTGCCATGCCTGAAATGAAACTGCCAGCGATTACCAAATTCATTGATGGGACTGGTCCTGTATTCGCAGGTTCTATGTTCCCATTCCTGTTCATTACTATTGCGTGTGGTGCGATTTCCGGTTTCCATGCCTTGGTATCTTCGGGGACGACACCGAAACTGGTCAACAATGAACGCGATATCCGCATGATCGGTTACGGCGGTATGTTGATGGAATCTTTTGTGGCGATCATGGCCTTGATCTGTGCTGCAATTCTGGATCCAGGAATTTACTTTGCCATTAACTCACCAGCCGCATTACTCGGTACTACAGCCGAAAGTGCAGCAGAAGCAGTACGAACCCTTGGTTTTGTGGTAACGCCTGAAGCCTTGACCTTACTGGCACAAGAAGTCGGTGAAAACTCGATTTTGTCACGTACTGGTGGTGCGCCTACCTTTGCAATTGGTATGGCACATATCATCACTGAAATTTTCAACAGTCGTGAAATGATGGCATTCTGGTATCACTTTGCGATTCTGTTTGAAGCATTGTTTATCCTGACTGCTGTAGATGCTGGTACCCGTGCCTGTCGTTTCATGGTGCAGGATACCGTGGGTATCGTGATTCCTGCGGTGAAACAGTCGCATAACTTCTTCGGAAACCTATTGGGTACTGCGGTTGCAGTGGCAGGCTGGGGCTTCTTTGTGTATCAGGGCGTAGTCGATCCACTGGGCGGGATTAACAGCTTATGGCCACTGTTTGGTATTGGTAACCAGATTCTGGCTGCGATGGCACTCATTCTTGGTACCGTCATTCTGTTCAAGATGAAAAAACAGAAATATGTCTGGGTAACAATTATCCCAACAGTATTCCTGTTCATTACTTCCATGACAGCAGGCTGGCAGAAGATTTTCCATGAAAATCCAAAGATTGGTTTCCTTGCTCAAGCTGACCGTTTCAACACGGCAATTGCCAATAATGAAATCCTGGCGCCAGCGAAAACTATGGCTGAAATGCAGACGGTAGCGATGTCGAACCAGATCAATGCTGCACTTTGTGCTTTCTTCATGATTGTGGCTTTTGTGATGTTGTTCGCTGCGATTGGTGTGATTCGCCGTGCCTTGGCAAGTCCGGTACCGACCGTGCATGAGGCAGAAGCGATTTATCGTGATCCAGAAGAGATTCAGCCAGCGAAAGGTCATTAA